Proteins from one Amycolatopsis benzoatilytica AK 16/65 genomic window:
- a CDS encoding SDR family NAD(P)-dependent oxidoreductase, which translates to MTRKIALVTGGGKGIGRAVAARLAHDGALVVVHYGSDEAAAKETVAAIEADGGQAFAVQGTLGVDGDAEMLSAKVEAGLRERTGEFVLDILVNNAATGAGSIATATPGEFDRVFAVNVKAPFFLVQHLLPVLRDGGRIVNISSADTRIALPFELAYSMTKGALDVFTRSLAQELGRRGITVNAVAPGPTPTDRTAFMFADERMRAGTAAAAALGRIADPSDIADVVAFLASADSRWVTGQVVDATGGTFLGPREVTTSI; encoded by the coding sequence ATGACACGCAAGATCGCACTCGTGACCGGCGGCGGCAAGGGCATCGGCCGAGCGGTCGCCGCCCGGCTGGCGCACGATGGCGCGCTGGTCGTGGTGCACTACGGCAGCGACGAGGCCGCCGCGAAGGAGACTGTCGCGGCGATCGAAGCGGACGGCGGGCAGGCGTTCGCGGTGCAGGGGACGCTCGGCGTGGACGGGGACGCCGAGATGCTGTCCGCCAAGGTCGAAGCCGGGCTGCGGGAGCGGACCGGCGAGTTCGTGCTCGACATTCTGGTGAACAACGCGGCCACCGGCGCCGGTTCGATCGCCACGGCGACGCCGGGGGAGTTCGACCGGGTGTTCGCGGTCAACGTCAAGGCGCCCTTCTTCCTGGTGCAGCACCTGCTTCCAGTACTGCGCGACGGCGGGCGGATCGTCAACATCTCCTCGGCGGACACGCGCATCGCGCTGCCGTTCGAATTGGCGTACAGCATGACCAAGGGCGCGCTGGACGTGTTCACCCGCAGCCTGGCGCAGGAACTCGGCCGCCGGGGGATCACGGTGAACGCGGTCGCACCCGGCCCGACGCCGACCGATCGCACCGCGTTCATGTTCGCCGACGAGCGGATGCGCGCCGGGACGGCGGCCGCCGCGGCGCTGGGCCGGATCGCGGATCCGAGCGACATCGCCGACGTGGTGGCGTTCCTGGCCTCGGCGGACTCGCGGTGGGTCACCGGCCAGGTCGTCGACGCGACCGGCGGCACCTTCCTCGGCCCGCGGGAGGTGACCACCTCCATATAA